A DNA window from Janibacter sp. A1S7 contains the following coding sequences:
- a CDS encoding SRPBCC domain-containing protein — translation MSETQIHRIFIDATPERVWEAITTPEFSRLYGYTGDVSYDLERGGHFEHRASQEMLSMGMPEVVVTGEVLESDPPRRLVQTWGPVWIEDEEPGTLTWDIEPTADGATRLTLTHELTGRPQTAAQVAGNPDPMGAGGGGWPWVLSGLKSVLETGSPMEPTA, via the coding sequence ATGAGCGAGACACAGATTCACCGCATCTTCATCGACGCCACCCCCGAGAGGGTCTGGGAGGCGATCACCACACCGGAGTTCAGCCGGCTCTACGGCTACACCGGCGACGTCTCCTACGACCTCGAGCGGGGCGGCCACTTCGAGCACCGAGCGAGCCAGGAGATGCTCTCCATGGGCATGCCCGAGGTCGTCGTCACCGGCGAGGTCCTCGAGTCCGACCCACCCCGCCGCCTCGTACAGACGTGGGGCCCGGTGTGGATCGAGGACGAGGAGCCGGGCACGCTCACCTGGGACATCGAGCCCACCGCTGACGGGGCCACCCGCCTCACGCTGACCCACGAGCTGACCGGTCGACCGCAAACCGCCGCTCAGGTCGCCGGCAACCCCGACCCGATGGGTGCCGGTGGCGGTGGCTGGCCGTGGGTCCTCTCCGGCCTCAAGTCGGTCCTCGAGACCGGCAGCCCCATGGAGCCCACTGCCTGA
- a CDS encoding ECF transporter S component, which yields MRATAVQLRPRAVAAIGVTSVAGLFAFFWPLFISPATGLSHSGDAPLVFAAILIGVLAVVLAEVSDGGLDTKAVAMLGVLSAVGAALRPLGAGTAGLETVFFLLILAGRVFGPGFGFVLGATTLASSALITAGVGPWLPFQMLAAAWVGLGAGLLPRAKGVTEIALLCTYGAVTGLLYGVALNFSFWPFTVQGEESLSFVAGAPVTENLTRFLTFSLATSLGWDIGRSLTNVALIALTGRPVLGALRRAARRASFAAD from the coding sequence GTGAGGGCGACCGCCGTCCAGCTGCGTCCCCGGGCGGTTGCCGCGATCGGAGTGACCAGCGTCGCCGGACTGTTCGCCTTCTTCTGGCCGCTGTTCATCTCCCCCGCAACCGGCCTGTCGCACTCCGGCGACGCCCCGCTCGTCTTCGCCGCGATCCTCATCGGCGTGCTCGCCGTCGTCCTCGCCGAGGTCAGTGACGGGGGGCTGGACACCAAGGCCGTGGCGATGCTCGGGGTGCTGTCCGCCGTGGGTGCGGCACTGCGACCGCTGGGGGCGGGTACCGCCGGTCTGGAGACGGTGTTCTTCCTGCTCATCCTCGCCGGCCGCGTCTTCGGCCCGGGCTTCGGCTTCGTCCTCGGCGCGACGACACTCGCCTCGAGCGCCCTGATCACCGCCGGCGTCGGCCCGTGGCTGCCCTTCCAGATGCTCGCGGCCGCCTGGGTCGGTCTCGGGGCCGGTCTGCTGCCGCGGGCGAAGGGGGTCACCGAGATCGCGCTGCTGTGCACCTACGGCGCGGTGACCGGTCTGCTCTACGGCGTCGCACTGAACTTCTCCTTCTGGCCGTTCACCGTCCAGGGCGAGGAGTCGCTGTCCTTCGTCGCGGGCGCCCCGGTCACCGAGAACCTCACCCGGTTCTTGACCTTCTCCCTCGCGACCTCCCTGGGCTGGGACATCGGCCGCTCCCTGACGAACGTCGCGCTCATCGCGCTCACCGGGCGTCCCGTGCTCGGTGCCCTGCGCCGGGCCGCCCGACGGGCCTCGTTCGCGGCTGACTGA
- a CDS encoding CidA/LrgA family protein: protein MINGALWVLGCQLVGEVVVRWLGLPVPGPVLGMVLLFGVLSVRRPGPQSGTLRVADGLLRHLQLLFVPVTVGIMVHAGTIRQEWLPVTGGLVLSWTAGLATVAGLATLLVRRRGTSGETAPGDAS from the coding sequence ATGATCAACGGCGCGTTGTGGGTGCTCGGGTGCCAGCTCGTGGGCGAGGTGGTGGTCCGTTGGCTCGGCCTGCCCGTGCCCGGCCCGGTGCTGGGCATGGTGCTGCTCTTCGGGGTGCTGTCGGTGCGCCGACCCGGTCCGCAGTCGGGGACCCTGCGCGTGGCCGACGGTCTGCTGCGCCACCTGCAGCTGCTCTTCGTCCCGGTGACGGTCGGGATCATGGTGCACGCGGGCACGATCCGGCAGGAATGGCTCCCGGTGACCGGTGGACTGGTCCTCTCGTGGACGGCCGGGCTGGCGACCGTGGCCGGCCTGGCGACGCTGCTCGTGCGCCGGCGCGGCACATCCGGGGAGACCGCACCCGGGGACGCGTCGTGA
- a CDS encoding ABC transporter ATP-binding protein, with translation MNWAPDPAVVLEDVTLTYDGSATPALSHVDLTIDEGELALVVGRTGSGKSSLLGAINGLVPHFTGGHLAGRVLVADRDTRTHLPRDLADVVGVVGQDPLAGFVTETVEAELAYGMEQLGLAPATMRRRVEEALDVMDIADLRDVPLRDLSGGQQQRVAIGSVLTQHPRVIVLDEPTSALDPTAAEDVLAAISRLVHDLSTTVVVAEHRIERVIHHADSVIHVAEGRVEHGTPEQIMITSTVAPPVVELGRWAGWAPLPLSVRDARRAAGPLRRRLTQAPTPTAPTQRPGGLEATGVSVRHGRLVAVDDVDLALRPGTVTAVMGRNGAGKSSLLWALQGSGTRSAGSVAVATPEGTVDPAVLAPAARRTVVGLVPQTPGDLLYLETVGAECARADADADIAPGGCAALLADIAPGISPGTHPRDLSEGQRLSLVLAVQLTADPPVLLLDEPTRGLDYSAKRALDRALRALVARGHTVLLATHDVEFVAEAANRVVIMADGEVIAEGPTAEVIVSSPAFAPQVAKVLAPTSLLTVAAVRASLAPGAAP, from the coding sequence ATGAACTGGGCCCCCGACCCCGCCGTCGTCCTCGAGGACGTGACGCTCACCTACGACGGCAGCGCCACCCCGGCGCTCTCCCACGTCGACCTGACCATCGACGAGGGGGAACTCGCCCTCGTCGTCGGCCGCACCGGCTCGGGCAAGTCGTCCTTGCTCGGCGCGATCAACGGCCTCGTCCCCCACTTCACCGGCGGCCACCTGGCCGGCCGTGTGCTCGTCGCCGACCGGGACACCCGCACCCACCTCCCCCGTGACCTCGCCGACGTCGTCGGCGTCGTCGGGCAGGACCCGCTCGCCGGCTTCGTCACCGAGACCGTCGAGGCGGAGCTCGCGTACGGCATGGAGCAGCTCGGTCTGGCGCCGGCGACGATGCGACGCCGAGTCGAGGAGGCCCTGGACGTCATGGACATCGCCGACCTGCGCGACGTCCCGCTCCGCGATCTCTCCGGCGGTCAGCAGCAGCGTGTCGCCATCGGGTCCGTGCTCACCCAGCACCCCCGGGTCATCGTGCTCGACGAGCCGACCTCCGCGCTGGACCCGACCGCCGCCGAGGACGTCCTCGCCGCGATCTCCCGGCTCGTGCACGACCTGTCCACGACCGTGGTCGTGGCCGAGCACCGCATCGAGCGGGTCATCCACCACGCCGACTCGGTCATCCACGTCGCCGAGGGACGCGTCGAGCACGGCACGCCCGAGCAGATCATGATCACCTCGACCGTCGCCCCACCGGTCGTCGAGCTCGGCCGGTGGGCCGGGTGGGCCCCGCTGCCGCTGTCGGTGCGCGATGCCCGACGGGCGGCCGGCCCCCTTCGCCGACGGCTGACGCAGGCACCGACCCCGACGGCACCGACGCAGCGCCCCGGCGGCCTCGAGGCGACGGGGGTGAGCGTCCGCCACGGTCGACTGGTCGCCGTCGACGACGTCGACCTGGCCCTGCGGCCCGGCACGGTCACCGCCGTGATGGGACGCAACGGCGCCGGGAAGTCCTCGCTGCTGTGGGCGCTCCAGGGATCCGGCACGAGGTCCGCCGGAAGCGTCGCGGTCGCCACCCCTGAGGGGACCGTGGACCCGGCCGTCCTGGCACCCGCCGCCCGACGCACCGTCGTCGGCCTCGTGCCACAGACCCCGGGCGACCTGCTCTACCTCGAGACGGTCGGCGCGGAGTGTGCGCGGGCGGACGCCGACGCCGACATCGCGCCGGGTGGCTGCGCGGCCCTGCTGGCGGACATCGCTCCGGGCATCTCACCCGGGACGCACCCGCGTGACCTGTCCGAGGGCCAGCGACTCTCCCTGGTGCTCGCGGTGCAGCTGACGGCCGACCCACCGGTGCTCCTCCTCGACGAGCCCACCCGGGGTCTGGACTACTCCGCCAAGCGCGCACTGGACCGGGCCCTGCGTGCCCTCGTCGCCCGAGGACACACCGTCCTGCTGGCGACGCACGACGTCGAGTTCGTCGCCGAGGCGGCCAACCGGGTGGTCATCATGGCCGACGGGGAGGTCATCGCCGAGGGCCCCACGGCCGAGGTGATCGTCTCCTCCCCCGCCTTCGCGCCCCAGGTGGCCAAGGTCCTCGCCCCGACGTCCCTGCTGACCGTGGCGGCCGTCCGGGCCTCGCTCGCCCCCGGGGCGGCCCCGTGA
- a CDS encoding bifunctional folylpolyglutamate synthase/dihydrofolate synthase → MSPAPDAQQRQAADELELRKRMREVEDGILARAPEHDLQPSLDRIRAVMDLLGEPQRALPAIHITGTNGKTSTARIIESILRESGLKTGRFTSPHLQDIRERITIGGELITRAAFLDAWSDIAPFVDAVDTRSVAEDGPRMTYFEVLVALAYTAFADAPVDVAIVEVGMGGSWDATNVVEAEVAVITPIGIDHQHFLGDSIQDIAHEKAGIIHPDAIAVSAPQDPDVAEILADRAEEVGARLAVAGIDFGVLERDVAVGGQMVSLRGLAGDHRDLLLHLHGAHQAGNAALAVAAVEAFLGGGEQPLAEEVLAPGLAAATSPGRLEIVRRSPTVIVDAAHNPHGAAVLAEALKDSFTFGRLVGVLSILTDKDVVGILEALEPALDEVVITRSTSPRAMRPSRLGELAAEVFGDHRVTVIDELPDALDHAAQLADEGGVSGGVVATGSIVTVGEVRLLLGLTEVEMPVKQPEVQPLELPDED, encoded by the coding sequence ATGAGCCCAGCCCCCGATGCCCAGCAGCGACAGGCCGCCGACGAGCTCGAGCTGCGCAAGCGGATGCGTGAGGTCGAGGACGGGATCCTCGCCCGCGCGCCCGAGCACGACCTCCAGCCCAGCCTCGACCGCATCCGGGCGGTGATGGACCTGCTCGGGGAGCCGCAGCGTGCGCTGCCCGCCATCCACATCACCGGCACCAACGGCAAGACCTCGACCGCGCGGATCATCGAGTCGATCCTGCGCGAGTCCGGCCTCAAGACCGGCCGTTTCACCTCCCCGCACCTGCAGGACATCCGAGAGCGCATCACCATCGGGGGCGAGTTGATCACCCGTGCCGCCTTCCTCGACGCGTGGTCGGACATCGCCCCCTTCGTCGACGCCGTGGACACCCGCTCCGTCGCCGAGGACGGTCCACGGATGACCTACTTCGAGGTCCTCGTCGCGCTTGCCTACACCGCCTTCGCGGATGCCCCGGTCGACGTCGCGATCGTCGAGGTCGGTATGGGCGGGTCCTGGGACGCGACCAACGTCGTCGAGGCCGAGGTCGCCGTCATCACCCCCATCGGGATCGACCACCAGCACTTCCTCGGCGACTCGATCCAGGACATCGCCCACGAGAAGGCCGGGATCATCCACCCCGACGCCATCGCGGTCTCGGCGCCGCAGGACCCGGACGTCGCCGAGATCCTCGCCGACCGGGCGGAGGAGGTCGGCGCCCGGCTCGCCGTCGCCGGCATCGACTTCGGGGTGCTCGAGCGCGACGTCGCCGTCGGCGGGCAGATGGTCTCCCTCCGAGGCCTCGCCGGCGACCACCGGGACCTGCTGCTCCACCTCCACGGGGCGCACCAGGCAGGCAACGCCGCACTCGCCGTCGCGGCCGTCGAGGCCTTCCTCGGCGGGGGTGAGCAGCCGCTGGCCGAGGAGGTGCTCGCCCCCGGTCTTGCCGCAGCCACCTCGCCCGGTCGCCTGGAGATCGTGCGTCGCAGCCCCACGGTCATCGTCGACGCCGCCCACAACCCGCACGGGGCGGCCGTGCTCGCCGAGGCGCTGAAGGACTCCTTCACCTTCGGTCGACTCGTCGGTGTGCTTTCGATCCTCACCGACAAGGACGTCGTCGGGATCCTCGAGGCCCTCGAGCCGGCACTGGACGAGGTCGTCATCACCCGCAGCACGTCACCGCGGGCGATGCGCCCCTCCCGCCTCGGCGAGCTCGCCGCGGAGGTCTTCGGTGACCACCGCGTCACCGTCATCGACGAGCTGCCCGACGCCTTGGACCATGCCGCGCAGCTGGCGGACGAAGGGGGCGTGTCCGGCGGCGTCGTCGCCACCGGTTCGATCGTCACGGTCGGTGAGGTGCGCCTGCTCCTCGGGCTGACCGAGGTCGAGATGCCGGTGAAGCAGCCGGAGGTCCAGCCGCTCGAGCTCCCGGACGAGGACTGA
- the ileS gene encoding isoleucine--tRNA ligase, with translation MTYPRVSTTDATTVASSPSFPDIEQHVLRYWEDDGTFQASIDQRDPGTDGTNEFVFYDGPPFANGLPHYGHLLTGYVKDVVPRYQTMRGKRVERRFGWDTHGLPAELEAMKQLGLKTTDEIRELGIEKFNAACRESVLKYTGEWRDYVTRQARWVDFDNDYKTLNPGFMESVIWAFKSMYDKGLVYEGFRVLPYCWQDETPLSNHELRMDDEVYQQRQDPSVTVGLTMDTTGEDPVLDGARLLVWTTTPWTLPSHLAVMVGSEIDYVVVEAPVPGAEGASAKYVLAEARLGAYARELGEEPAVLGRYCGAQLVGRTYTPPMSYYAGHENAFRVVAADDAVTTTDGSGLVHTAGAFGEVDKEVTDREGIEAVMPVGKDGAFTAPVTDYAGLLVFDANGPIIDALKATTRGEQADSVSPGTILLRRESYEHSYPHCWRCRQPLIYKGVESWFVEVTAIKDRMLVNNEQITWVPEHVKHGQFGRWLENARDWSITRNRFWGSPVPVWKSDDPAYPRLDVYGSFEEIERDFGRLPVDSDGEPDLHRPFVDDLTRPNPDDPTGRSTMRRVEDVLDVWFDSGSMSYAQVHYPFENAEWFEHHFPGDFIVEYIGQTRGWFYTLHILATAIFDRPAFSSVVSHGIVLGNDGQKMSKSLQNYPDVNEVFDRDGADAMRWFLMSSPILRGGNLVVTEQGIREGVRQVLIPLWNSYSFFSLYANALGGGYEAAWSTESRDPLDRYLLAKLREFVEETTARLDEYDIAGACDTTRSFTDVLTNWYIRRSRERFWATGESGEDAVTDAQRACDTLYTALEVLCRVSAPLLPLTTEEIWRGLTGERSVHLADWPDAHQLPADHELVQAMDAAREVCSSASALRKSNKLRNRLPLRDLTVVVPDAAALADFGAIVADEVNVRQVSLLDITDPAAQEFGVSQRLTVIARAAGPRLGKQVQVAIKGSKSGDWSVAEDGTVTSGGIELVEGEYTLETVAADDEGSQRATAMLPGSIGGFIVLDTEVTDELAAEGLARDVIRAVQQARRDAGLEVSDRISLTITGSQPVWEAVARHQNLVVEETLASQFGSAPTLEALPLADDVVEADLSGSERVRIKVSTL, from the coding sequence ATGACCTACCCCAGGGTCTCCACCACCGACGCGACCACCGTCGCCTCCTCCCCGTCCTTCCCGGACATCGAGCAGCACGTGCTCAGGTACTGGGAGGACGACGGCACGTTCCAGGCCTCGATCGACCAGCGCGATCCCGGCACGGACGGGACGAACGAGTTCGTCTTCTACGACGGGCCCCCCTTCGCCAACGGCCTGCCGCACTACGGCCACCTGCTCACCGGCTACGTCAAGGACGTCGTCCCGCGCTACCAGACCATGCGCGGCAAGCGCGTCGAGCGGCGCTTCGGCTGGGACACCCACGGCCTGCCGGCCGAGCTCGAGGCGATGAAGCAACTCGGCCTGAAGACCACGGACGAGATCCGCGAGCTCGGCATCGAGAAGTTCAACGCGGCCTGCCGCGAGTCGGTCCTGAAGTACACCGGTGAGTGGCGCGACTACGTCACCCGCCAGGCGCGCTGGGTCGACTTCGACAACGACTACAAGACGCTCAACCCCGGCTTCATGGAGTCGGTCATCTGGGCCTTCAAGTCGATGTACGACAAGGGCCTGGTCTACGAGGGCTTCCGCGTGCTGCCGTACTGCTGGCAGGACGAGACCCCGCTGTCCAACCACGAGCTGCGGATGGACGACGAGGTCTACCAGCAGCGCCAGGACCCCTCGGTCACGGTCGGTCTGACGATGGACACCACCGGCGAGGACCCGGTGCTCGATGGTGCCCGTCTCCTGGTGTGGACCACGACCCCGTGGACCCTGCCCAGTCACCTCGCGGTCATGGTCGGCTCCGAGATCGACTACGTCGTCGTCGAGGCCCCGGTCCCGGGCGCCGAGGGCGCGAGCGCGAAGTACGTCCTGGCCGAGGCGCGGCTGGGCGCCTACGCCCGAGAGCTCGGCGAGGAGCCCGCCGTCCTCGGGCGCTACTGCGGGGCCCAGCTCGTCGGTCGCACCTACACCCCGCCGATGTCGTACTACGCCGGTCACGAGAACGCCTTCCGGGTCGTTGCGGCCGACGACGCCGTGACGACCACGGACGGCTCCGGGCTCGTGCACACCGCCGGCGCCTTCGGTGAGGTCGACAAGGAGGTCACCGATCGCGAGGGCATCGAGGCGGTCATGCCCGTGGGCAAGGACGGCGCCTTCACCGCACCGGTCACCGACTACGCCGGCCTGCTCGTCTTCGACGCCAACGGGCCGATCATCGATGCGCTCAAGGCGACCACGCGCGGGGAGCAGGCCGACTCGGTCAGCCCCGGCACGATCCTGCTGCGCCGCGAGTCCTACGAGCACTCCTACCCGCACTGCTGGCGCTGCCGCCAGCCCCTGATCTACAAGGGGGTCGAGTCCTGGTTCGTCGAGGTCACGGCGATCAAGGACAGGATGCTCGTCAACAACGAGCAGATCACCTGGGTGCCCGAGCACGTCAAGCACGGTCAGTTCGGCCGGTGGCTGGAGAACGCCCGCGACTGGTCGATCACCCGCAACCGCTTCTGGGGCAGCCCGGTCCCGGTGTGGAAGTCCGATGACCCGGCGTACCCGCGTCTGGACGTCTACGGCTCGTTCGAGGAGATCGAGCGTGACTTCGGCCGGCTGCCGGTGGACTCCGATGGCGAGCCCGACCTGCACCGGCCCTTCGTCGACGACCTCACGCGTCCCAACCCGGATGACCCGACCGGCAGGAGCACGATGCGCCGCGTCGAGGACGTGCTGGACGTGTGGTTCGACTCGGGCTCGATGAGCTACGCCCAGGTGCACTACCCCTTCGAGAACGCGGAGTGGTTCGAGCACCACTTCCCGGGCGACTTCATCGTCGAGTACATCGGCCAGACCCGCGGCTGGTTCTACACCCTGCACATCTTGGCAACCGCCATCTTCGACCGGCCCGCCTTCTCCTCGGTCGTCAGCCACGGCATCGTCCTGGGCAACGACGGGCAGAAGATGTCCAAGTCGCTGCAGAACTACCCGGACGTCAATGAGGTCTTCGACCGTGACGGCGCCGACGCGATGCGCTGGTTCCTCATGTCCAGCCCGATCCTGCGCGGCGGCAACCTCGTCGTCACGGAACAGGGCATCCGCGAGGGTGTGCGCCAGGTCCTGATCCCGCTGTGGAACAGCTACTCGTTCTTCTCCCTCTACGCCAATGCCCTGGGTGGTGGCTACGAGGCGGCCTGGTCGACCGAGTCGAGAGATCCCTTGGACCGCTACCTGCTGGCGAAGCTGCGCGAGTTCGTCGAGGAGACGACGGCCCGCCTGGACGAGTACGACATCGCCGGTGCCTGTGACACCACCCGCTCCTTCACCGATGTCCTGACCAACTGGTACATCCGGCGCAGCCGCGAGCGGTTCTGGGCCACCGGGGAGTCCGGCGAGGACGCCGTCACCGACGCGCAGCGCGCCTGCGACACCCTCTACACGGCCCTGGAGGTGCTCTGCCGGGTCTCCGCCCCCCTTCTCCCGCTGACGACCGAGGAGATCTGGCGCGGCCTGACGGGGGAGCGCTCGGTGCACCTCGCCGACTGGCCGGACGCCCACCAGCTGCCCGCCGACCACGAACTCGTGCAGGCCATGGACGCGGCGCGGGAGGTCTGCTCGTCGGCGAGCGCGCTGCGCAAGTCGAACAAGCTGCGCAACCGCCTGCCCCTGCGCGACCTGACCGTCGTCGTCCCGGACGCGGCGGCGCTCGCCGACTTCGGTGCGATCGTCGCCGACGAGGTCAACGTGCGCCAGGTCAGCCTGCTGGACATCACCGACCCGGCCGCGCAGGAGTTCGGCGTCAGTCAGAGGTTGACCGTCATCGCCCGGGCCGCCGGACCGCGCTTGGGCAAACAGGTGCAGGTGGCGATCAAGGGCTCGAAGTCGGGGGACTGGTCGGTCGCCGAGGACGGCACCGTCACCTCCGGCGGGATCGAGCTGGTGGAGGGCGAGTACACGCTCGAGACCGTCGCGGCCGATGACGAAGGCAGTCAGCGCGCCACCGCGATGCTGCCCGGCTCCATCGGTGGCTTCATCGTCCTGGACACCGAGGTCACCGACGAGCTGGCCGCCGAGGGCCTGGCCCGCGACGTCATCCGCGCCGTCCAGCAGGCCCGCCGCGACGCGGGCCTGGAGGTCTCTGACCGGATCAGCCTGACGATCACGGGTAGCCAGCCGGTGTGGGAGGCGGTGGCCAGGCACCAGAACCTCGTCGTCGAGGAGACACTCGCGAGCCAGTTCGGCTCCGCGCCGACCCTCGAGGCGCTGCCCCTGGCGGACGACGTCGTCGAGGCCGACCTGTCCGGCAGCGAGAGGGTGCGGATCAAGGTGAGCACGCTCTGA
- a CDS encoding ArsR/SmtB family transcription factor, producing MTDDDLVFKALADPTRRLLLDALFEQNGRTQSELEEVVREHAEMTRFGVAKHLKLLEEANLVLPRKQGRSKRHFLNAVPIQAIHDRWIDKYTAVRASALLDLKRALEDES from the coding sequence GTGACCGATGACGACCTCGTGTTCAAGGCGCTGGCGGATCCCACCCGCCGACTGCTGCTGGACGCGCTCTTCGAGCAGAACGGGCGCACCCAGTCCGAGCTCGAGGAGGTCGTGCGCGAGCACGCGGAGATGACGAGGTTCGGGGTGGCCAAGCACCTGAAGCTGCTCGAGGAAGCGAACCTCGTCCTTCCCCGCAAGCAGGGGCGGAGCAAGCGGCACTTCCTCAATGCCGTCCCCATCCAGGCGATCCATGACCGCTGGATCGACAAGTACACGGCAGTGCGGGCCTCCGCGCTGCTGGACCTCAAGAGAGCACTGGAGGACGAGTCATGA
- a CDS encoding energy-coupling factor transporter transmembrane component T, which translates to MLSSTPRAIHPGAWWLWAIGLAVAVSQTTNPLVLLIAAGAVTFVVVSRRSDSPWARAFKLYAVLGAFIIGLRIVLHVLVGLKWGEVTVLPLPLIELPDWAAGINLLGDVKLEGLLAAIFEGMRLATMILCIGAANALADPKRLLASLPGALQEIGTAIVVAISVAPQLVESVRRVHRARLLRGDGARGLRAFRRVAMPVLEDTLERSMALAASMDSRGYGRRNATSPARHRVTGSLALGGLLAMTVGSYGLLDATSPGWLGLPLLLVGVALGALGLASGSTAVTRTVYRPSPWRAAETLTAACGVIAAVAAFASASLEPAALSMPLTPIAPPPLPWILTVGLLVATLPGILTPPPPLGRQRDRSRRAGADPVRHREIEGSRP; encoded by the coding sequence GTGCTCTCCTCGACTCCGCGAGCGATCCACCCGGGGGCCTGGTGGCTCTGGGCCATCGGGCTCGCGGTGGCGGTCTCCCAGACGACCAACCCGCTCGTGCTGCTCATCGCGGCCGGCGCGGTGACCTTCGTCGTCGTCTCGCGCCGCAGCGACTCCCCCTGGGCGCGCGCCTTCAAGCTCTACGCCGTCCTCGGGGCCTTCATCATCGGCTTGCGGATCGTGCTGCACGTGCTCGTCGGCCTGAAGTGGGGGGAGGTCACGGTCCTGCCGCTGCCGCTCATCGAGCTGCCTGACTGGGCCGCCGGCATCAACCTGCTCGGCGACGTCAAGCTCGAGGGCCTGCTCGCGGCGATCTTCGAGGGCATGCGTCTGGCGACGATGATCCTGTGCATCGGAGCAGCCAACGCCCTGGCCGACCCCAAGCGTCTGCTGGCCTCCCTGCCGGGGGCGCTGCAGGAGATCGGCACCGCGATCGTCGTGGCGATCAGCGTCGCGCCCCAGCTGGTCGAGTCGGTGCGCCGTGTCCACCGGGCCCGGTTGCTGCGCGGCGACGGGGCACGGGGACTCAGGGCCTTCCGGCGGGTGGCCATGCCGGTCCTGGAGGACACCCTCGAGCGGTCCATGGCCCTCGCGGCCTCGATGGACTCGCGCGGGTACGGACGGCGCAACGCCACCTCGCCCGCACGCCACCGGGTCACCGGGAGCCTCGCTCTCGGGGGCCTGCTCGCCATGACCGTCGGCAGCTACGGCCTACTCGACGCGACGAGTCCCGGCTGGCTCGGTCTGCCCCTGCTCCTCGTCGGGGTGGCCCTCGGCGCCCTCGGACTGGCCAGCGGGTCCACCGCCGTGACACGCACGGTGTACCGGCCGTCCCCGTGGCGTGCCGCGGAGACCCTCACCGCCGCGTGCGGGGTCATCGCCGCGGTCGCGGCCTTCGCCAGCGCCAGCCTCGAGCCGGCTGCGCTGAGCATGCCGCTCACTCCCATCGCTCCTCCCCCGCTGCCGTGGATCCTCACCGTCGGGCTGCTCGTGGCGACGCTTCCCGGCATCCTCACCCCGCCTCCCCCGCTGGGCCGGCAGCGTGACCGCAGCCGACGTGCTGGTGCCGATCCGGTCCGCCACCGAGAGATCGAAGGGAGCCGACCATGA
- a CDS encoding cupin domain-containing protein — translation MDTTLHHVDGLLDLPPEGTGTRPGVKKALVGHGARVVMFRFAAGQVLAEHTAAFPILVQCLSGTVEFVAGEQTVALSPGAVANLDTRVPHEVRAVTDALFQLVMLDPAAAP, via the coding sequence ATGGACACGACGCTGCACCACGTGGACGGACTGCTGGACCTGCCGCCGGAAGGCACGGGCACCCGGCCCGGGGTGAAGAAGGCGCTGGTGGGTCACGGCGCCCGGGTGGTGATGTTCCGTTTCGCCGCCGGACAGGTGCTCGCCGAGCACACTGCTGCCTTCCCGATCCTCGTCCAGTGCCTCTCCGGCACCGTCGAGTTCGTCGCGGGGGAGCAGACGGTGGCGCTGTCCCCGGGAGCGGTCGCCAACCTCGACACGCGTGTCCCGCACGAGGTGCGCGCCGTGACCGACGCGCTCTTCCAGCTCGTCATGCTCGACCCGGCGGCCGCGCCCTGA
- a CDS encoding LrgB family protein, with the protein MSAALEYLRTSPLTWIVVTLLTYRAGVWLRDRTGGHPLAQPVFIAAGLVMALLAAVDLDYETYMEGGLLIHVLLGPATVALAVPLHRQAHHLKEMLVPLLVALPVGTLVSIGSAVLTVRALGGDRALELTVAPKSATTPVAIGIAEQIGGVPALVAVFTMLAGLLGAVVGPGLLDRLRIRDHRVRGLALGAVSHGVGTSRALHDHPTEGAFAGLSMGLTALLTSLLVPVVIALL; encoded by the coding sequence GTGAGCGCGGCCCTGGAGTACCTGCGGACGTCGCCGCTGACGTGGATCGTCGTCACGCTCCTCACCTACCGTGCCGGGGTGTGGCTGCGGGATCGCACCGGCGGCCACCCCCTGGCCCAGCCGGTCTTCATCGCCGCCGGACTCGTCATGGCACTGCTCGCCGCCGTGGATCTCGACTACGAGACCTACATGGAGGGTGGGCTGCTCATCCACGTGCTGCTCGGCCCGGCAACGGTGGCTCTGGCGGTCCCGCTCCACCGCCAGGCGCACCACCTCAAGGAGATGCTCGTGCCGCTCCTGGTGGCCCTGCCCGTCGGCACGCTCGTCTCGATCGGCTCGGCGGTGCTGACGGTCCGGGCGCTGGGCGGGGACCGGGCGCTCGAGCTGACCGTGGCCCCGAAGTCGGCGACGACCCCGGTGGCGATCGGGATCGCCGAGCAGATCGGTGGCGTGCCGGCGCTGGTCGCGGTCTTCACGATGCTCGCCGGGCTGCTCGGTGCGGTTGTCGGGCCCGGCCTCCTCGACCGGCTGCGCATTCGGGACCACCGCGTGCGAGGGCTGGCCCTGGGCGCCGTCTCGCACGGGGTCGGCACGTCGCGGGCCCTGCACGACCATCCCACGGAGGGTGCCTTCGCCGGACTGTCGATGGGGCTGACGGCGTTGCTCACGAGTCTGCTCGTTCCCGTGGTCATCGCCCTGCTGTGA